One genomic region from Candidatus Afararchaeum irisae encodes:
- a CDS encoding winged helix-turn-helix domain-containing protein has product MRQLLWWIIGGSRGGRNRLRIIRALHDQPMNTNQLSNELDLDYKTVQHHLEMLEENDILTTQGGNYGKMYFLTDRMRQNLDILDEVARQADLENVDVDVDVGDQDD; this is encoded by the coding sequence ATGCGCCAGCTGTTGTGGTGGATTATCGGCGGGTCGCGGGGAGGTAGGAACCGTCTGCGCATCATACGTGCCTTACACGACCAGCCGATGAACACCAACCAGCTGTCGAACGAACTCGACCTTGACTACAAGACGGTACAGCACCATCTTGAGATGCTTGAGGAAAACGACATACTGACTACTCAAGGGGGCAACTACGGCAAGATGTACTTTCTGACCGACAGGATGAGACAGAACCTAGACATACTCGACGAGGTGGCTCGTCAGGCTGACCTCGAAAACGTAGATGTAGATGTAGATGTAGGTGATCAGGATGACTGA